One genomic region from Anabaena sp. PCC 7108 encodes:
- a CDS encoding biotin transporter BioY, translating into MFAASNQLLWSMIGLLLTMGGTFLEAYGTNFPWSWGQQGIKTLSLGVSYQIGAVLLVGCLGGKSAGALSQIAYLVMGLTLLPVFAEGGGIGYVKLSQFGYLLGFIPGAWICGYFAFKARPRLEMLAFSCFCGLLTVHICGIAYLMISYLFPWKVADNLPLMEAILKYSWCSLPGQLVVVCAVTIVAYVLRHIMFY; encoded by the coding sequence ATGTTTGCTGCTTCCAATCAATTACTCTGGTCTATGATTGGCTTACTCCTAACAATGGGTGGCACGTTCCTAGAAGCCTATGGAACTAATTTTCCTTGGAGTTGGGGTCAGCAAGGAATTAAAACCCTGTCTTTAGGTGTTAGCTATCAAATAGGAGCCGTGCTGCTAGTAGGTTGTTTAGGAGGTAAAAGTGCTGGTGCGCTTTCTCAGATTGCTTATTTAGTGATGGGATTAACTTTGTTACCTGTATTTGCTGAAGGAGGCGGTATTGGTTATGTTAAACTATCTCAGTTTGGCTATTTACTAGGCTTTATTCCCGGAGCTTGGATTTGTGGCTATTTTGCCTTTAAAGCTAGACCTCGCTTAGAAATGCTGGCTTTTAGTTGTTTTTGTGGATTGTTAACAGTCCACATTTGCGGTATTGCTTATTTAATGATTAGCTATCTTTTTCCCTGGAAAGTTGCAGATAATCTGCCTTTAATGGAAGCAATCCTGAAATACTCTTGGTGTTCACTGCCAGGTCAACTAGTTGTAGTTTGTGCTGTCACCATAGTAGCCTATGTGCTACGACATATAATGTTTTACTAG